GGCCACCTGATTTTATAGATTGATTCACGCGGCGGCCTTCGGGCCGCCTTCTGTTTCCGGCAGGCTCCAGACCGGCAAAAAAGCCTGAACCGCAATTGTGGTCGTTTGGGCTTGACCGACCACCAGTCTCCCTTTTGATATTTCCGCTTGTCCGGTGAGTTGTCCGGCTTTTCCCCAGAGCTATCATCAGGAAGCAGTTGCCGGGAGTTCTGCTGCAATAAAATAAGCAGGCTTCATACGGACCTGGCCTCCTTCATATTTCCCGGATATGAACAACCCGGAGAAGACCAGCCCGAAATCCGGCCTTCGTCCAGCAGCATGGCTCCATATGCGGCGGCGCCCAGCAGGCCGGTATCCGGGTGAGTTATCAGACGTACGGGGATGGACGCCAGCAGATCGCCATAGGCCGGGCAGTCCGTAAACTCTTCCAGAAACTCCCGGCTGGTCACGAAATGCGGATTTTTGGCGGCCACTCCTCCGCAGATGTCCAACCCGCCCCGCGCCAGAACATGCAGCACATAGCTCCTGCAGGCCCGGCCATACAGGCGGGCGAACCAGGCCGCCGTTTCCGTGCCTGGCCCGGCCTCGGCGGCGGCTTCGGCCGGTTCGAGGCCTCTGCCCGTCAAAAATTCATGTACCAGAGAGAGCCCCCGCCCCGAGAGCACCGTATCGCCAAACGCATGGGAATGACCCGTTTTTCGGGCAATAAACCGGGACAATTCAAACTCGTGCGGCGTTACAAAGGCCAGGGGTGCGTGCCCGCCCTCCGAGGGAAGCGCCCGCAGCCTTCCCTTTTCTTCGATCAGGGCGCACTGCCCGAAGCCCGTGCCCGCACCCATCACGGCCACGGCACCGCCTGCCTGCCGCCCGTACTGTACCAAAAGCGCCGAGCTTCCGATGATGGATGTCCGGCAGCCAAAGGCCTGAGCCACGAAATCGTTCATCAGAACAGTTCTCTCCACCGGCAGACCAAGCCCCGGAGCCCGCAAATCCACACTCCAGGTGGCATTGGTCAACTGACAGAACACACTGTCCCGCACGACGCCCGCCACGGCCAGAGCCACAACATCGGCCTCCATCGGAGACAGGGCAAAACCCGACGCGGCGAGGGCGGCCAGCAGTTCGGGAAATGAGCGGACCGTGCCGCTGGCTATCCGGCGGCTCTCCACCAGACGCGGCTCATGGCCGCCGGTCTCGAAACATCCGAAACGGCTGGTCGTGCCGCCCAAATCCGCCGCCAATATACGGGCCATGAATTCACCCTCTCAAGACTTGTCCATCTGAGCATCACATTACCGGCATGCCTCCCGCAAGGCCAGACTGCCGGAACAAAAAAGCTCCCGGACCTGCATCCGGGAGCTTCGTCAGTTGTCGCGCGCCACATCTATTTTTTCAGCATGCCAGCCAGAAGACGCAGGTGTTTGCGCTCTTCTTCGGCGCAATCCCTGACATAGCGCTTCTCTCCTTCGGGTACGAATTCGAGCATTTCCAGAAAAAACAAAATGGTATCCTTCTCGAAGCCCATGGCCGTTTCAATGGCTTCTTTGGGCGTACCCATGAATTTTCTGAGATTATCCACATCGCCCAGACGGAACAGGGTGTGCGAATCCAGAAGAAATGCGAGGTAATCCACGTATTCGCCCTCTTCAGCCCAGGCCGGAAGCTCGACCTCGCCCACGCGCTCGTACAACCTGCGGAAAATCTCGCGGTGCTTGGTTTCCTCCCGCGCCAGAAAGGAGAACATCTTTTTCAATTCGGGGTCCGTGGTGGTTTCCACCAGACGATTATAGAAAACTTCGCCTCTGGTCTCGATTTCCTGCGCAGCCAGAAGTATGTCCGTGGCCTTGAATATTCCTGCCATATGGCCTCCGTAAGAGCCGCCCGCCGTATCATCATATACCGGCGGGCCCGTTTTCATGTGCGCCCCGGCCCGCATCTGGGGCTGGGGATTTCCCCTTGCGGGATGCGGAGCAGCGCCCCGCGATACAGCTACAGTTCCGACGGCAGTTCCTTGAGCTGGGCGTAGGTGAAAACCGGCCCGTCGATACAGACGTACTTGGTACCGATGTTACACCGTCCACAGATGCCCACCCCGCATTTCATGCGTTTTTCCAGAGTGGTGATGATGTTCTCGTCCTCGAAACCCAGCTTCTTGAGGGCTTGAAGTGTGAATTTGATCATGATGGGCGGGCCGCAGGTCACGGCCACCGTGTTCTTGGGTGAAGGCTTCATCTCCAGAAGCACGTTGGGAATGAGTCCCACCTTGTGCTCCCAGCCTTCGGCCGGGTTATCGACGGTCAGCACCACGTTCACGTCCTTGCGGCCGGTCCATTCGGGCAGTTCCGCTCTGTAGCTCAGATCATCCGGAGTACGCGCGCCATACAGCAGGGTGATGTCCTTATACTTCTTGCGGTTGTCGAGCATGTACACGAACAGGGTGCGCAGGGGCGCCATGCCGATACCGCCGCCGATGAAGATGATGTTCTTGCCTTCCAGCTCCTTTACCGGGAAGGCGTTGCCCAGCGGGGCACGTACACCGATCTGGTCTCCGGGCCGGAGCTGGTGAAGGCGGTTTGTGACCTCGCCCACGCGCATGACGCTGAATTGCAGATAATCCATGCGGGTCGGTGAAGAGTTGATGACGAAAGTGGACTCGCCCGCGCCGAAGACCGAAAGCTGCCCCACCTGCCCGGGCTCGAAGGAAAATTCCTTCATGCGCTGCTCGTCGTTCAGCACCACGCGGAACGTTTTGATATTGCTGGTCTCCTCGATCACCTCCACAACAGTGGCCATGTCCGGGAGATAAGGATTGGCGCTCATTCCGAATACTCCTGTGCGTCTTTCACGATCTGGCGGATGTCCACTCCGGAGGGGCACTGCTTGATGCACCGTCCGCATCCACAGCAGGCGATGAAGCCCTTGTGCAGATCCGGGTAGTAGCTGAACTTGTGGCCGACGCGGTTCTTCAGCCGGTGCGCCTTGGTCGAACGCGGATTGTGCCCGCTGCCTTCCAGAGTGAAGGTGTGGGACATGCAGTTGTCCCAGGTCCGGATGCGGCGGCTGGCCAGCCCCAGGTCGTCGTCGGTAATGTTGAAGCAATAACAGGTGGGACACATATATGTGCATGCCCCGCAGGAAATGCACTTGTCGGACTGGGCCCGCCAGAAGTCCATGTCGTCAAAGCGGGCCAACAGTCTGGCCGGAGCCGTCGTATAGTCGTGGGCCTCGCCCATGAGTGCACGTGCCGCTGCCTGTTTTTCATCGGCGGTCTTGCCCCGGTCTCCGGCGTCCTCGAACACGGCCGTCTTCAGAATGTCCTCGCCCCGAGGCGTGACGGAACGCGCCACGTAGCCGCCCTCAACCAGCGTCAGCAGCACGTCGGAACCCGCCGGATCGGCCGGACCGCCGCCTACGCTGTGACAGAAACAGGTGGTTTCGGGGCGGTCACAGGTCAGGGTCAGAAAAACCGTGTTGTTCCGGCGCTGGAGATAGTACGGGTCTTTGATCTTGTCCGTCTCGTACACGGGGTCGAACACCAGCTTGCCCCGTGCTCCGCACGGACGGCAGCCGATGACCACATTCTGCCCCTGAGGCAGAACTTCCTGCAATTCCGGTTTCTGGTCCTCGTGCTCGCGGCGGACCGTGAGCAGGGTTTCGGTCTGGGGAAAAGTGGCCGCCTTGGGTGACACGGCGGCCATCCGGGACAGATCGATGGTCATCCCCGGCTGGAACCGGCGGAAGGTCACGATGCCGCCCGTGACCACCGGAGCCAGCACGCGGTGATTCGCGGCCAGTTCCTCGGCCAGACGGATCAGATTTTCTAGAGTGATGAATCGTTCCATTACCAGTCTCTCTCGTGGATGCGGTCTTCCTCGACCTTGAAGGTGAAGAGGGGCGGTGTCTGATCCAGGGTCGTGCCCGCCTCGTGCTCAAACACTTCCTTGACCTGCTTGTTCATATGCCGGCGCAGGAGCATGAGCGGGATGTCCACAGGGCAGGCGCGTTCGCATTCGCCGCATTCCGTACAGCGGCCGGCCAGATGGGACACATGGATCATCTGGAACATGAAGTTCTCGGCCGGAGAATTATCCTGCCCGAGCCACAGCGGATCACGGCTGGTGGCGATGCAGAAATCCCGGCATACGCACATGGGACAGGCGTTGCGGCAGGCGTAGCAGCGAATGCACCGACTCATGGTTTCCTGCCAGAAGGCGAATTTCTCTTCGTCGGACTTGGCTTCGAATTCTTCCTGGCAGGCCAGACCGGCCGAGGAAGCCCCCTGCTCCTCGCCGATGAGCACATCGGAAAGCAGCGCGTTGGGATGCCTGCACACGCGGCACTTGTCGGCCTTCACTTCGTCCATTTTAAGCTTCACCGTCTGCCCTGCGGCCGTGATTTCAAGCTCGCCGCCTTTCACGGTCACGGCTTCCACGAATCCGGGATCGACAGGCAGAGCTTCCCGGATTTTGAAATGGCTGACCACGCCCTCACAGCACAGACCGAAGATGACCACATCATCGCGCTTGATCAGGTTTTCGTTCAGCAGTTCGATCACGCTTTTGCTGTCGCACCCCTTGACCACCACGCCGACCTTCTTGCCTTTGAAGGCGGTCAGAAACGTAGCCAGATTATGCACGGCCAGAGGACCGATAACGAGCCTGTCCAGGTCGGCCTCGGAGCGGATGAAAAGCGGCGTGGCGTGCAGGGGATCGTACCCCGCGCCCCAGCCGATGACGCACTCCAGCTCGCCCAGACGGCTTTTGATGGCTGATTTGAGATCGTCCAATTGGGACATGTGCCCTCCTATCCGTGACAGGGGCAGCCCTGCCCCTGCGCCGCCTGAGCGGCCAGATTGTTCCATTCCGCTTCCGTTGCCGGATTGAAGCTGGGCGCGGGGCCCAGCTCATGGATACGGCGCGTGAATTCCGTGACCACAAGCTGCCAGCGCTGCCCTTCCGAGGCCGAAACCCAGGTGTATTCGAAACGCCTGGCGTCGATGCCGGTAATGGGCAGGAAGCGCTTGAGCATCTCCAGTCTGCGCCGGGCATAGTAATTGCCTTCGGCATAATGGCAGTCGCGCGGGTGACAGCCGGACACCAACACGCCGTCGGCTCCGTTCAGCAAGGCGCGCACGACGAAAAGCGGATCGATGCGGCCCGAGCAGGGTACGCGGATGATGCGCAGATCCGTGGGCTGGGTGAACCGCCCCACTCCCGCCGTGTCCGCACCGCCGTAGGAGCACCAGTTACACAAAAAGCCTACTATTCGTAGCTCACGAATATCTTGGGCGGACATAAGGCGTTCACCTCCGCAAGGATCTGGTTATCGGTGAAATGTTCAAGCTGGATGGCTCCCTGCGGGCAGGTCACGGTGCAGATGCCGCAGCCCTGGCAGACCGTGTCGATGACCTCGGCCTTGGGGTTTCCGGAGCGGTCCGCCACTTCCTTGATGGCTCCGAACGGGCAGGTCCTGATGCACTTGCCGCAACCCACGCAGCGGGCCACGTTGACTCTGGACACGGCCGGGTCGGATTCCAGCTCCTTCTTGGACAGAAGGCCAAGCACCTTGGCCGCGGCGGCACTGCCCTGCCCCACGGACGCGGGGATGTCCTTGGGTCCCTGGCACGCTCCGGCCAGATAGACGCCCGCCGTGTTGGTTTCCACGGGCTTGAGCTTGGGGTGGCTCTCCACGAAAAAGCCGTACTGGTCCGGGGCCACGCGCAGCTTCTCGCCCAGTTGCACCGCGCCATGGGCGGCCTCGGCTCCCACGGCCAGAACCACAAGGTCCGCCGGCACTTCCACCTGCGTTCCGGCCAGAGTGTCGGCTCCGCGCACCATCAGCTTGTCTCCCTGAGGATAGATCATGGCCACGCGGCCGCGCACGTACTGGGCGCCGTATTCCTCCATGGCCCGGCGGGTGAACTCGTCGTACATTTTCCCGGGCGAACGGATGTCCATATAAAAGACATAGGACTGGGAGTCAGGGATGTGATCCTTGGTCAGGATGGCCTGCTTGGCCGTATACATGCAGCAGAAGCCGGAACAGTAGGGCCGGTCCACGGATTTGTCCCGGGACCCGACGCACTGGATGAAGACCACGTTCTTCGGCTCCTTCCCGTCGGACGGACGCTTGACGTGCCCGCCGGTGGGACCGGAGGCCGACAGCATGCGCTCGTACTGCATACTGGTGATGACGTCGGGGTAGCGGCCCTCTCCGTACTGCGGATACTTGTGCCAGTCGAAGAGGTCATAGCCCGTGGCGATGACCACCGCGCCCACATCCACGGTGATGATCTCGTCCTGCTGCTCGTAGTCGATGCACTTGACGGGACATATCTTGGCGCACACGCCGCACTTGCCTTTCTGGATCTTGGTGCAGGCGGCGGGATTGATGGCCGCCTTCTTGGGGATGGCCTGCGGGAAGGGAATGTTGATGGCCGGTGCGGTGCACAGATTTTCGTTGAAAGGGTCCGGCTGCTTGCGGCTGGGACATTTCTCCGTGCACAGTCCGCAACCCGTGCACTTGTCCCAGTCCACATATGTGGCTTTCTTGCGGATGGATATCTGGAAGTTGCCCACATAGCCGCTCACGCTCTCCACTTCGGAGCAGGCGTACAGAGTGATGTTCGGATGCTGGGCCACATCCACCATCTTGGGACCGAGCACACAACAGGAGCAGTCCACTGTGGGGAATGTCTTGTCCAGCTTGGCCATCTTGCCGCCGATGCTCTGATCCCGCTCGACCATGACCACTTCCTGACCGCCGTCGGCGCAGTCCAGAGCGGCCTGAATGCCGGCCACGCCGCCGCCGATGACCAGCACGCGTTTCACGGTTTCGAAGCGTTTGGCCACCAGCGGCCGGTTGCGGCGCAGTTTCTCCACGGCCATGCGCACCAGTTCGGCGGCCTTGCCGGTATTCAAGTCCTTCATTTTGCCGATCCACGAGACGTGCTCGCGGATATTGGCCATCTCAAACATGTAGCGGTTCAGGCCCGCGCGCTCCACGGCCCGGCGGAACGTAGGCTCGTGCATGCGCGGCGTACACGAGGCCACCACCACGCCGTCCAGATTCTTCTCCTTGATGGCCTGAATGATGCCGTCCTGCCCGGGTTCGGAACAGGCGTACATGGTGTCCGTGGCGTACACCACGTCGGGAAACCTGGAAGCTGCGGCCGCCACGGACGGACAGTCCACCGTGCCGGCGATGTTACTGCCGCAGTGGCAGATGAAAACGCCAATTCGCATCGAGTCCTCCTACCTGGCCTGCGCCGGCTGCTTGATTTTTCCCAGCACCAGGCGCGGATCCACACACAGTTTCTCGAAGCCGAGCGTCGCGCGGTCCAGCCCCAGGGCGTAACCAAGAAGTTGGGTGTAGTAGAAAACCGGAAGCTTGAAATCCTCATGCAGAGCGTCGTTGATCTGGCCCTGCCGCATGTCCAGGTTCATCTGGCACAAGGGACATGCGGTCACGAGGGCGTCGGCACCGAAGCCGCGGGCCGAATCCAGCAGCTTGCCCGAAAGCCGCATGACGATATCCCTACGCGGAATGCCGAAAGAAGCGCCGCAGCATTCCACTTTCAGCGGAAAAGGCACCACCTCCGCGCCCAGAGCCGCCATCAGATTGTCCATGGCCATGGGATTCTCATGGTGATCGAACTTCATGAGCTCCGGAGGCCGGTTCATGATGCAGCCGTAATAGCAGGCCACCTTGATGCCGGTCAGAGGGTTAACCACCCGGGCCTTCAGGGCTTCCAGGTCCACGTTTTCGGTCAGCACCTGCAGCATGGACTGGACATCGACCGTATTCCGGCACGGCATGTCCAGCAGCGCGTTGGATTTGTCCCGGAACTGCGGATCTTCCATCTTATGCGCCGCAGTCCGCAGGTTGGTCAGACAGCTCGGACAGGGCGTGCCCACCTTGTCCAGCCCCAGAGACTCCACCTGAGCCAGATTCCGGGCCGACAGCGCCGCCGAAAGCACATGATTGACCGTGTGCGCCGGAGTTGAACCGCAACAGCTCCAGTCCGGCACATCGACCAGCTCCACTCCGAGGGCCTGGCATACGGCTCGCGTGGACCGGTCATATTCCACTGATGTCCCCTGACCGGAACATCCGGGATAGTAGGCGATTTTAGACATTGGCTCCTCCTTTGCGGAACCGCTCGAAAATGCGGGCCACCTGTTCCCGTCCCTGAATGGGATGCGGCTTGAAAGGCAGCTTGCCGCGCGTGAGCACCTGCGGGGCCAGATCCACGTCGGTGAAAACCCGGCCGGAACGGGCCATGTACTCGACCATGAGCCCCAGCTCATAAGCGCGACCGAAACGTTCCACGGAATTCAGGAAAGAGTCGGCAAAGACCTTCACCGCCCGCTCCGTGACATATCCCCCTTCTCTGGCCATATGCCGACAGACGTCCATTATCCGGGCCACGTCGATCTTGTTGGGACAGCGCGTCGAACAGGACTGACAGGAGCCGCACAGCCAGAGCGACCGGCTTTTCAGCACCGCCTCCCGCTGGCCGGCCTGCACCATCCGCATGATCTGACTGACCGGATGATCGTAGGCAAAAGTGTACGGACATCCGGCCGTACAGTTGCCGCACTGGTAGCACGTTTTCACATTCTGATGGCTGCGGGCCTCCACTTCGGCGATGAAATCCCGGTCAGCCGCGGCAAGATCAAAGATTTGCATAGGCACACCCAATTTGCGATAGGTAACGGAAAAATATCCGCGTCCGGTTGCACATGCGTTCCGAACAAACCGGAAATGACTCATTTTAACACAATGCCGCACACAATCCCTGTGTCAAAAAAGACTCATCCGCACACGTCAGGCCCTGATAGCAGCGGCGTCAGATAAATCATAAACTTTTTCAGCAGATTCAATGCCATTCGGCGGGCTTCACCAATCCGGCGGATTTTCGGCGCGACCGGATAAAACACCCGTTCACATCAGATCGGGAGGTGTATCCACAGGACTGCAGCCCTCCCGGCACAGGGCATCGATCCGCCGCAGGACCGGCATGGCCGAAGCAACGCCGGGAACCGAAAAATGGGCCCCGGCCTTCGCCAGTTCGGATGCGATGTTTTTGTGCAGCGCCTGCCTCTTCTCTTCGGACAGACGGTTCACTTCCTCCTCGCTCAGTCCGGCCATGCTGCCCGACAGGGTGACGCCGATGACCCACATCCCGGCGGCCACACCCTCCAGCACATCGTTGACCGTGTCCCCGATTTTCACCGCGCGCCACGCCTCTTCTATTCCCAGCAGGGACAGAACGCGCAGACACATGTCCGGCCATGGGCGGCTGCGGGCGACATCGGAAGCGCAGACCAGCACGTCCGGCGTGTAGCCGAGCTCCCCGGCCCGCTCCGCCAGCGGCACCGCCACAGAATCTGGATATCCGGTACAGGAACCGATGCGCAGGCCGAGCTCCCGCAAACGGAAGATCATGTCCGTCACGCCGGGAATGGGCACGCTGAATTCCCGGATGGCGCCGTTCATCAGGGTCTCGACCCGGTCATAGACCCGGTCGATGTCCTCTTCTTCCGGCGCTCTGCCGTACCTTGCGACCCAGGCTCCGGCAATGCGCGGCATGGCGAACATGGCCGCCACATGGTCCCGCTTGTCCCGTCCCATGGGTTCACGGGCCTCGGCCGCCGCGACGGGCACCGATTCCGCCGCGAAGCCGTCCATAAAGGCCCGGACCGGTCCCTGACAGCCAAAGTCTACGGCCGTTCCCGCCCAGTCCAGAACAACTCCCCGCAAACAGGTAAATGGAGATTCAGGTGAATGCGTCATGATGCCTCCGGGGAAATGCGGGGGCCGCCCGAAAGCGGTCCCGCAAAGGCATGATCGTCAATCCTCAAGGCTTCCACTCGGGCTTGCCGAAGCTCGCCAGATAGGCGTTGATGGTATCCTTTCCGCCCACAAAGTCTGCCAGTTTCGGCCACACCTCCTCCATGGCGGTCTTCTTCCAGACGGACTCGTCCTCCAGCATGGAAATCTTCACCCCGGCCTCGATCAGGTCTTCCTTGGCCTTGGCGGACTCTTCCTTCTGGTACGCGAGCACGGCTTCCTGGGCGGCCTTGCCTGCGTCGATCATCAGCTGCCGCTGTTCCGGAGTCATTTTCTGGAACACGCGCTCGCTCATGATCAAGGGCTGCAACTGATAAACATGATGCACTTCGGTAATGTATTTCTGTCTGGCCTTCTGAAACTTCATGGCCCGGAAACCGATGTAGCCGTAGCACTGACCGTCCACGACACCGTCCTGCAGAGCCACGAAGGTCTCGGACCAGGGAATGAACACCGGGCTTGCGTCCCAGGCCTTGTACGTGGCCAGCAGAACGGTGCTCTGCGGCACACGGATTTTCAGCCCCTTAATATCGGCCATTTTGGTGATGGGTCGTTTGGAGTTGGATATATAACGGAAACCGGTGTAGGTCCAGGCCAGTACCCGAAAACCGGCCTTCTCCGCATAGGTATTGAGAATTTCGGCAGATTTGCCGTTAGTCGCTTTGACCACTTCATCCAGATTCTCGAACAGGTAGGGCAGGTTCAGAATGCCCAGCTGTTTAACGAAAGGCACGGTATTGGCAATGCCCACGCAACTCAGAGCCAGAGTGCCGCGGCGCACATTATGGATGGTTTCGGTCTCGTCCCCCAGCGAACCGGAATAAAAAGTCTGGACCTCGATTTCGCCGTTGGATTTTTCAGCCACATATTTTTTGAACATTTCGCCCACGATCCCCATTTCCGAACCCTCGGGATCTCCCAAGGCTATCTTCAGCACTGTCTTCGGAGCAGCCCAGACAGACGGCGCGCTCAGCAGAAATGCAGTCATCAAAAACAGAAAAAAACGTACCATTACATTCACCTCCGGTTAATTTGGATAAAAAATAATAGCTCAAAATGTCCAGACATGCAAAAATTACTGTTGCCCGAACGCAGGATTTCTTTGCGTCTTCCGACAAAAAATCCGTCAGGATATAATTGAACGGGTTTCTTTCCCCAGGACAGCCTGAAGCAATCCGTTCTTGCTTCCCGCGCTTTCACGGTGTTATCTATATCAAGAATCAGGAAACGATGACTGACCGGATGCCAGCCCGCCTTGCGGATATGAAAACTTTCGGAGAGGACGCCATGGACAGACATGTTCTGCTCACCATCAGCGACGATGTCAGCTCCTTACAGGCGGTGCGATTCACGGCCGGATATTTCACCGGCGCCAGTCGGCTGCTTCTGACCCTGCTCTACATCGCCTCGAACCCCAAAGCCGGATTGCCGGAGTCGGAAATAATCCACAACCACAATTCTCTGAATCAACGCACGGCTCAGGCCAAGGCAAGGGCACAGGCAGTTCTGGACAAGGCCGAGGAACTGCTCCTGCTCAAACATTTTCCCGCAGACCGCATCCACAAGAAAATTGCCTTCAAACAGCTCGGCACGGCCACTGACATCATTCAGGAAAGCATAAGCGGCATGTATGACGCCGTGGTCCTGGGACGGCGGGGACTCAGCCGCCTGGAGGAATTCATAAGCGGCAGCGTGAGCAGAGAAATTTTCTCCGCGCCCATGGAAGTCCCGCTATGGATCTGCCGCCGGCAGGAGCGGGTCAACCCGCATCTTCTGCTGTGCGTGGACGGCTCCCCTTCCGGCCGGCGCTGTGCCGACCATGTGGGCTTCATGCTCCGGGAAGAAGCCCGCCACCGTATCGACATACTCCACGTGGCTACTCCCGGTACAGGGACCGCCGCCGGAAAAATCCTGGAAGAAGCCCGGTGCGCGCTGGAAGCAAATGGCATCGCACCTGAGCGGATCGGAGAAAAAGTGATCGAGAGTCCGGCCGCCGCCAAAACCATTCTCGATCAGGCCCTAACGGGCGGCTACGGCGTGGTGGCCGCCGGACGCAAGACCCCTGACGGGGCTGCATCCACGCGCATAACGGGCTCCAGCAGCACAGTTCTGCTCAAATCTCTGGATTTCGCCGCCCTGTGGATTTCTGCGTGAATCACGCCTTCTCATCCAGAAGGGTCAGAATTTCGGCGGTTTTCCGGCGCATGAGGGCCTCGTCCCCACGGGACTCCACATTAAGCCGCAACACCGGTTCGGTATTGGACGGACGCAGATTGAACCGCCACTCAGGGAACTCCAGACTCAGACCGTCCACCGTATCCTTCCTGACGCTCCGGGGTTCGAAGCGTTCCGCCACCCGCCGCATGGCCGCCGCCGTGTCGCGGACCTCACGATTGATTTCCCCGCTGGCCGGGTATGCGCGCATGGCCTCGTCCACCAGCCGGGCCAAAGGCATCCCGGAGACGCAGATTTCCTCCGCCACCAGAAGCCACGGAATCATGCCCGAATCGCAGTAGCTGAAATCGCGGAAATAATGATGGGCACTCATCTCGCCGCCATACGCTGCATCCTCCAGCCGCATCCGTTCCTTCATGAAGGCGTGGCCGGTCCGGGAGACAATGGGACGCCCTCCGGCCGCACGTACCATCTCGACAGTATTCCAGGTCAGCCGCGGGTCGTGGATGATGCCCGCACCGGGATGCCTGCGGCAGAAACTCCGCCCCAAAAGCCCCACCAGATAGTATCCTTCGATAAACCGTCCG
Above is a window of Desulfomicrobium orale DSM 12838 DNA encoding:
- the phnX gene encoding phosphonoacetaldehyde hydrolase; amino-acid sequence: MTHSPESPFTCLRGVVLDWAGTAVDFGCQGPVRAFMDGFAAESVPVAAAEAREPMGRDKRDHVAAMFAMPRIAGAWVARYGRAPEEEDIDRVYDRVETLMNGAIREFSVPIPGVTDMIFRLRELGLRIGSCTGYPDSVAVPLAERAGELGYTPDVLVCASDVARSRPWPDMCLRVLSLLGIEEAWRAVKIGDTVNDVLEGVAAGMWVIGVTLSGSMAGLSEEEVNRLSEEKRQALHKNIASELAKAGAHFSVPGVASAMPVLRRIDALCREGCSPVDTPPDLM
- a CDS encoding TRAP transporter substrate-binding protein — translated: MVRFFLFLMTAFLLSAPSVWAAPKTVLKIALGDPEGSEMGIVGEMFKKYVAEKSNGEIEVQTFYSGSLGDETETIHNVRRGTLALSCVGIANTVPFVKQLGILNLPYLFENLDEVVKATNGKSAEILNTYAEKAGFRVLAWTYTGFRYISNSKRPITKMADIKGLKIRVPQSTVLLATYKAWDASPVFIPWSETFVALQDGVVDGQCYGYIGFRAMKFQKARQKYITEVHHVYQLQPLIMSERVFQKMTPEQRQLMIDAGKAAQEAVLAYQKEESAKAKEDLIEAGVKISMLEDESVWKKTAMEEVWPKLADFVGGKDTINAYLASFGKPEWKP
- a CDS encoding universal stress protein translates to MDRHVLLTISDDVSSLQAVRFTAGYFTGASRLLLTLLYIASNPKAGLPESEIIHNHNSLNQRTAQAKARAQAVLDKAEELLLLKHFPADRIHKKIAFKQLGTATDIIQESISGMYDAVVLGRRGLSRLEEFISGSVSREIFSAPMEVPLWICRRQERVNPHLLLCVDGSPSGRRCADHVGFMLREEARHRIDILHVATPGTGTAAGKILEEARCALEANGIAPERIGEKVIESPAAAKTILDQALTGGYGVVAAGRKTPDGAASTRITGSSSTVLLKSLDFAALWISA